TAGCATTGCGCGAGATTCCTTCTAGCATGCAGTAGAATTCTTGGAATCTTCTACCTGTTCAGTcaaggtatatatatatatatgtatgtatatgtttcTTGGTTTTTTATTAAGTTCAAGGTCTTGGTTAGGTGGCAACTTGTAGTTTCTACATGAAATAGGGGGAAGGATTCAATGATGCTGAATACAAGGTTTTATCCCATGTTAAATTACAAGGAAGAGGATACAAGACATCCAAGGTTGAAGAATCCAAAGATTATACCTCATTGGAAGTAACGGGTGTAATCTAGTCACTGGCTTTTAGTTCTTTCCAATGGAGCTGACCATGTCAAACTCATtaaatagaagaagaaattttgcATTGGAGAAGACCAAATATTTAACTTTTTATGCTAATCCCACCTTCTCATCCGGGAAACTGCAATCTCATCTCTAGGGATCATTGGACGAATCAAATGAAGGAATAGTTGGTTCTCAGTGCAGTGAACCCTCTCATACTACAGGCTCTTTCCCATTAATCATGACAGAAGAAGCTGTGACTAACATTAttgtatttttcaaatttttttttctttagcaGTGATTGTTAGTTGGATAAACACACTGTTATGAAAAGGGATTATGTACATTTCGAACTTCGAAATCAGAAAGCACAATTTTCTTTGATATCCTACAAGTGTCTTAAATTAGTCAACTTTTAACTTATAGCTTCTATTTTAATGCAAATGTTAACATGTGATTGTGGACTTCAAGAGCCTTTCCCTGCTTTGGGAGACTAATCCCGTAAATCTGGAGATTAAGCTTTACAAGAAACAGCCAAAACAAAAAAGTGGAGGAAGTATTTGACTGGTTAGGCAATCCAGTCTTGTGACTTGAAAATGAGACGAAGTATTGACAATCTAAAGCATATTAACCTCCTTATATCTGATAATGGCTTTCCTtccattaatttttttaaaaaaattttactgcTGCCCGAATCTATAGTTGATCCTAGAACTACATAGATGATTTTAGTATCACTATATTACTTTAATTCCTGAggacattattattattattattatgacaGGCGAGGGATAGGATTTAATAAGTAGAAAACGGgaaagaaattgaacccaaaACCTTTAAATCATGAGGCCTCGAACTTGACAATAAAAGGCTTAAATATATTCTTTGGATTGACGAAACTGACTCTGGAGTCTGTTGTATTTGTTCCATCCGGAGTCATCAATCGGAAAAGGGGGCAGTCAAACTAAGCTAAATGACACTTTACCCAGAATTTACATAAAAATCTCTAATTAAGCATAGGAAATTAATTAATGATACACAAAGAGACGTCATCTAAATCTTAAGCACATGCAGTTGCATATTCTAAGTCATGGCATAACAGGGTCCTATTTAATAACCTGTAGAATAAAAAAGAGGATAAATCCCTTAGAATCCGGAAAACTGAATTTTTTAGTTGTGTAGGTTGGCTTTCTCCCTCAACTTGATTGAGTTTTTGTCATAGTTAACTATGATCAAACCTTGTATGTATACTGGATTAGAATTACAACTAAACATGAAAGCTTTGCACTTTTAGCCCTGTACGATAATCAAAGATGGTTTAAGATTTTATGGACAAAGAAATAAAGGAGGATCAGAAGAGAAATGCAGACATATGTATAATGGGTATCTCCCCAAGCTGTGCTCTAGTGTTCTATTTTTCCTGGTAAGAGGGTCAAGAAAGGAGAATGGTTGCAGTCTTGATGAGAAAATAATCTTAATTAGGCATGTTTACTCGTGAGTTTGCATCTCATTTGTTATGCTTTCTATATTTCTGCAACCAGAAAGCAGAAGGAATATTGCATGATCATATGTGTTGAGGAATCAAATGGGAAGGGATATGGTACTCTGAATCTAGCacatcaagaaaagaagaaaaatacagAATCAACAAACTAAACAGATACAAAAAAATGAGCGATATTTGCATTCCCTTTTCTATTAGCAAGAGCAGTCTTTGTCTAGCCTAGACATTCCTCGTGTACATGAGATCAGAACAACTCAAACTTTGTCAATTGGAAACATTGCCACATCAAATAAAGGTCACCTGCAGCTCTCTCCTCCATAACAATCTTTTAAGCGAGCAAGATCCGGATGCAACAGTCTGGACGCTCAGCTGCCCAACACGGATCACAACACACTGCTTAATATTGCTGAATAAACTGCTACTCGACTAAACAGAAGCAAGTAATCCCACCTTTTTTCCCATGGTGGCTCATGAGGCAACAAAGAGCTATGTCTGAGCAGTACTTTTCACATGTTGAAATTGCTTCATTTATTTTCTAGCAAGTCTCAAGCATTTATATTTTCCTTCAGTTATACTTGAAGTTGGAGCCAGGTTAGCCTTGCTTCGTTTTGAAAATGAGTGTTTTTCCATCGCTTTCATGAACTTGCGCAGGTGCTTAATGTATTCAGGGAAAGTCTCAAGGTTACAATGACCTCCTCCTTGGACCCATAATGGATCATATTTTTCTCTGGATAGTTCCCACAATCTCTTGCCATGGGACCAGTCAACAATGTCATCGCTTGTGCCCTGAAAATATTTGACCAACAAACACAAAGAAGGTAGTCAAAGAAGCAGAACTGTAAATCGAAATCATGGAAAACACTCGTACCAAAGAAGCTAAATCTGATTAAGAAATAGGAGTTTGCTATCATATTGATATATAAAATAATTCTAGTGCTAGTAAAATGGTTAGAGGAAGTAATGTAATCCAAGACGCTTGATAGCAACAAGATCAAAGATCAACATTTGAGAAATTGCAGCAATATTCCACTTAGTAATAGGTATCTCGTTGAAAATCAGCAGAACAACAGTCTAATCAAAGAATGTAAAACGCATCACTGTCCATATAAaagttttactttctttttgaGAGTTTCTGCACAACGCTTAACTTGTATAGCAAGCCATTGTTTAAGAAGGATACCTACACTAGGTTTAAGAAGGATACCTACTGATTGAGATCACTTGCTTATCAAAGAAATATAAGAACAGAGAAATTTCGCAAACCAAACAATCCAGAAAATATAATGACAAGCTTAACTTTTTCCTTGTCCAGAAATAATGTGCTAATATATCTGGATATCAGTCATCTTTCGAAACAAATGATATGAAAAAAACTGGAATGATACTTGCAGCCAAATTTAACTCTCATTTTTGCCTATTCAGCTAAGAATGACCATATGTGCATGCCAGGTAAATGGCAGTTAGTGGTGCCAATGACTGACAATTTACACAAATTCAGAAGAATAAATAGAGAAGCTACCCGGCTTATTTGAAGAAGGCACAGGATGTCCTTAATAGAGAAGAAATAGCATTTACTAGTGAAGAAGCAAGGGATATAAATTCTACTAGCTAATAAAGAAAGTCAGTGGTAGGTAGgcaatttaagaaaaaagacCTCTTAAGTTTACATCAAATTGCAAAATAAACTGTGACAAAGCTTAGAAAGATGGATTCATGATGTTGAAATCCTTAAGGAGTTGGTAACGGCATTAATTTCCTTCTAAGACActgacaaaggaaaaaaaaaaagcaaaaaggatAAATCTTTGTTCTGGAGTTCTGATGAATAAACTTTCAGAATCACAACGTGCCTTTTGCGTCATTCTCTATTGGGATAAAAAAACAGCCTTTTCATCCCAGAATATTTCCTTGGAGAACTGTTGAATGACCCATGTCAAACATGAAATAAGGATTTAATCAGAAGCTAGATATGGCAACTGGTTAGCGATTCTGCAGTCAAGGAAACATGATGGCATTGTGACAATCTGATCCTTTTGGTCAAAGTTCTTGATTGGAAATGTTAAACAAACTAATCATGGCCTAAGAAAGGCCTTCCATCCCATGCATTGTATTCCTTTGCTGACATCTGGCTTTGGGTTAAAGTAGTGACTCTCTTTATTAGTCATGCAGCTCTTTCTAGAATTAGGTTCTGGGATACTCAAATATTTCgttttttatttggaacttaaGAAAATGTTGTTAATATTAATGTACTTCAGAAACACAGAAGTCGACTTCCTATCTCTAAATATTTTTCTCCTTCCCTTTACTTCTCTTATTTTCCCAAAAACAAAGAACACATACTGCATGTTGCCTCTCTTTACACAACAATTTCCCTATGTCTACAAAGGAAGTCTGGGATTTTTACAGCTCCATCCTTCAACCCCTCATGCCTGCAATGAATTTTCCGGCTATTCAACATGATTAAGAGAATTAGGAAGGTGACCATTGATGGGAAATCTAATGCCCATAATGGTGCAAGTCGGTGAAAGCGGATTAAGAAGATGGAGATCAGTCTGCATAGAAAATATCTATTCAAATTTTCTGTGGCAGGTATGTGTAAAATGGAAGGCTGCTGGAATTTGGACATGCAAAGACTCGGCAAAGACTCTGTCAAAGACTCTGGCAAAGACTCTGGAATTTGGACATGCAAAGACTCTATCAAAGCCGGAGGTGCCTACAAGTTATGCTGCTAGTGCTCTGACTGTCAGGACTCAGGAGCATCATCCCAAGGTTGAGTAGACTGAGAGTTAGATGAATTTTTGTGAAGGCAAGAACAAACATATGTTTGGGTTCCTGATAGCTGATGTCAGACTCTAAGTAGTTTACTTCTATACTTTCGGAAACCTATTATGGCTAATgacatttttaaataaaatgtaaatgtttgtttgaGTAAATATCCCAAGAGGTTCTGTTAACTTCATAGCACTGATTTTTCTTACCAGACTAGAAGACTTTGCTCTCCATATGCTTTCTTTTGCTGCAAGCATACCTTGAAATGCTCTTTCACAATGTCGTACTATTGGCATTACATGTTAAAAGGAACAAAGAGATCCTTGCTCTTTGTTTCCAGTTTTTACCTGCTTTAAAAACAGTTGTTCCCTGTCCTCTTTTTTCAAATAGTTTCCTTTCCCAGATTACACAAGTACTTTAAACTCACAGTAAATGATAAGTAGGTATTGAGGTGCCTTGAATTAGTTTTCTGAAAACTAAAGGCAATCCAGCTTAACAAAACGCCTATGTATAATTCACATCAGTATTCTCCTAAAAGAAGGGAACTATATTTCCCAATTTGTAGGCAATGGAATACCAGAAAACTCTACCAAGGCTTTTTTCCTGTTTTCAGGATGCTTACTTTGAGGGATGGACTCAAACCCAAATTAATTTGTGTTCTTTCACTCAAACCCAAATTACCCAGAACTATGAGCAAAAGCTGAACACCCTAATCTAAAGGAGACCAGGATTTCAAATACAAGGAAAAAAAGTAAACCATCTCATTCACCAGGAAAACCATTTTGATTGAAGCACCAGGGGACATATAGAGGGAACTATTATAGAGTATCATAAAggatagaaagaaaaaaattctgcAAGATATGCACCTTAGGCTCATATAGCATCTCTCTACCTGTGAAATCTAAGATCATCTTAGCCACAGCCAGCTGTTAACTTTAGTTGCCTGAGCTCCAGTATTTAGGGATGAGATGCAATCTCACTCGACATTCTTAGGACCAACTATTGCAGCTTGGATATAATCTAACCGCACGGTCTGTACAAGAAAGGAAGATGTAGCCTATGTTTACTGCTCTTTATCCAAAATTTGGGAATCTGTAATCAATTACTCTTCTTCAATTTCAACAGGAAGAGAAGATAGATTTTTAAATCTACCCCTTCCTCGTTCAAAAGGAAGAAACAGAAATTGAAGTACAGAATGCTCCAAAGACCTCCCCCCCCCCTGCCGCACTTTTCGAACTCACAGAAACACAATACTGTAGTAAGCAACTCCATTGAACCTTTTCCTATACTGTGCTTTTGTATACGGTTTCCATAAGTAAACACGAAACAAAGTACATGAAAGAAAAGATTCAACCATTGACACAAAACATAAAGCTAGTTTCTAAATTCATTCTGTTAAAGGATTCTCTATGACAGTCTTGGCATAATTTCCAACTGTAATCTCAGGCAAACAAGCACGCAGTCAAAGAGATTTATGATCATTTCTCAAAAGTGCAAGTAGGAAGGAATAGTAATTGAAAAATGGTATGATGCTTTTTTCACGTAAGAAGCACATTAACAACATGCAAGCAAAGCCACGAGAGCAGAATGCAAGTGAAAGATTTAAATCATCCAACTCAAGCATTTCATTTATTGTTTTTGCATGTAGAATTCAATTAACACGATAAACCACTTTGAAGATTCTATCAACATGGATTCTCCATTTGTATGTACTGCAGCATATGAGTGGATATATCATTGTGTTGTAACAATGCAAAATACAATATTAAGCTAGAGAAAACATAAAAGCATTTATAAACTGAGAGCCTAACAAACAGCCTTTTCTTTTGTCAGGGCATCGATGTATTTGTGATCTAATAAagataataattttaataagAAAAAGCAAGGTTAGCACTATTTGCAGTTACAATGTGCAAAATATTGGTATTCTTGCCCAATACATTAGCAATGCTTCAAAGATGTCTCAAGAAAGTAATATAAGTTTCATGTGATGTGATTATATCGAAACCAACCACAATCACAGGCAACTACTAATCAAATCACTAAATGCAAATGGTCTTCATCCAACATTATATCTATATAAGTTCCAAGAACAATTCTTGAGCTCCTTGACTTTGAATAAGTACAGAGTAAAACAGATAGAAATACCACTGGAGTGCAGTCTACCTCTGTTTCAGTTCTTCTAAGTAATTGCAATGCTTTGTATCTACCAGAAGATTATTGCATGCTAACTTTGCACAAGGCAGAGATGTTTATCAGCCAAACTAATTACGTACTATCTGTCACATATCCTAATTTAGTCCATGTTGTCAATGAGCTCTTTTCCTCTAAAAGATTATACAACGACGACAGCAATAGAATAGTTTGAGAATGCAAATCTTGATTGACATGACATACTATTTACTATAGAAACTCTGTTAGTTTGTTAAAAAAAAGGTAAGATTACATATGGTTTGGCAATTTGATTTCTGCACAACATTTGCTGAAGATTTTGCTACAACTTACCAGCAAGGGAGCAACAAACAATCCATAATAATTGATGCACTCAAATTATATCTAAGAGAAGGAATGAAGAGACAAAAGAGGAGGCACTTCTTACATGTATAACTAAGACTGGGCAGCTGACATTCCTTATCTTGTCTATATTCTGCGAGAAAACAAATGAAAAGCAAAAGAACAAAGGGTGAATACCATCAGCATCAAACTGACTAAAAGACAGAGTAATGTAAATTTGGGAAAAGTGGAGAAACATGATAACTGCAAGAGGAGAATACTTACTTTGAATATGTCAAACCAAAATGTCATCTTTACGTTGTACAATACTCGAATTCCTGAAAGGATAGCACTATGCAGAACAACCGCTCGCAACCTATGCTGACGAGAAGCCAAATGTAGTGTTGGACCACTCCCAACAGATTGGCCATATAAGATGATATCCTCCTGCTTTATTCCATATTCATTCTTCAAACAATCGAATACAGCCTCTATGTCATAGTATGTGTTGAACTCAGATGGCTGCCCAAGCAAAGGTCAACTATTAGGAATAAAATACATAGTTTCTGTACGGCAGGGATTCAATACAAACAGTCTCATGTTTTCTCACCTTACCAGAGGAAGCTCCATATCCTGAATAATCATAGCTGCCATAatagaaagaaatgaaaattcagTAACTTGAGGAAGAGGACTAGTATAAAACTTTCATCTTAGTAAAAGGAAATGATGCTAGATTGAAAATCTATAGGAtagcttccaaaaaaaaaaaaaaaaaaaagatacaagATATTCACAAAATTTAACTTAGCTATGTTTAACCGAGCATCAGACCAAAATAACTTTCAAAAAGCTTTTGGCAGTAAATGGAGGAAAACAAGTAGAATTTCAATTgctaaagccaaaaaaaaaaaaaaatccacaacCTCAATGAACTGCGGAAATAGACAAATAAAACTGTCATACTAAATGCAGAAACAGCAGTGCAAATAATGTCTTGAAACTAAATTCTTGCAAGTATATAAGCTAGGCTTGTCTGATGATTATAATCACCAACACAAATGTCACCTAATATATAAAACTCACAGGCCCActaattgaaaaaattttaacCCAAAATAGCAAAATATAGCAAACTACTTGTAGAAGTTCAGTTCAGCAGAAATCAAGGTAGAAAAATGAAATGTCCCAATGTAATTTCCCCAGTAAAATGAACACGTTCGAGAGGACCTGTGTACATGTATCAGGAAGAAAGTTTACACAACCAAGAAAATGCATCAAAATCAAAACTTTATAGCACCCAAAGCTGACATCAGAAAAGAAAGGAATCATACCCACAAAAACAATTACTCTAAACTAACTCATAGACAAGAAGGCATGTTGGATAAGGCAAATACAATGATCAAGAGGAAAAAACGGACCCCATGATATTAACACGAAGGTGAGCTCTGAGCTCAATGAAAAGCTCTTGCATTTGGCCCAAATCAGCAGCATTACCATGGGAATACAAAAGCGTAAACCTCCCAAAAGGATGTTTCCAGAAGGTAGCCACAATTTTATTACCAACTTTTGTTTCCAATACGTGAACATCTACATTCTTATCAGCTGTTAATCCGCTGCAAATATACTTGCCATCTTCATCTTTGTAAACATCATATGTTGGAGGGTCTGGAGGGAAAAATGCAAACTTTGCAGCCACGTTTGATGTTACATTGCCCATTAAAACCAACCCTTTAAAGAAAAATCACCTTCAAAAACAGCCAGTATTGCTTCAGGCCATGAAAATGAGTCAATAATGAAGACAATCCCTGACTTTTCTTGTTATTCTGCCTGGACAATTGTCATTctcttttctctattttttatttgttccttTTGTTCTTGGTGGTTTGTTGGTAGGAAAACGAAGAAAGATCCGATCTAAGCGGGATGAGCTAAAAAAAAAGGACCAAAGCCCCAGAAGAATTAAAGCAAGTATAAAATCAACTGTTGCATGTTGGTTGGGATGAACTGTCTACACCAActgctttttattttcttttggctGTTTTTGGGAAGAATGGGCAGCCATTATCAAgcagaaaaagtagaaaagtcAAGTTTGGCCTTAATTATTGTCGTAGTTGATTAGGAGTTAGGACCATACAGAAAAGGTGAcagtatatattaacttttggcACTGATTGGTAGCTACACTTGATTAATTGGGCTGTGGGAATGCCAAGCTTATCCACTAGTCTAGTAGTATGTGTTTGTCATAGACCAAAAATCTCCAAATCAATGATGATCTTATGGGAAAACTTTTCTCATGTTTGTTTTGATATGACATTATGCAGCAATCtttgatattttaaaattataagcAATTACCATATAGGAATTAACAtgatagagttttttttttatttcgatTAATTATCCAATTTAGTACGTTTTTATATCATTTTGTGTTATCGTTTTCGTCGTACGTTATAGCTGAAATTCGTATCATTCTAGTTAATGCATCACATGTAACTTTTTTATTATATGTTtatatttttggaaaatttacCAACATAATTTAGGTAATAAAAGACCAATCTAACTTATCCAACTGGGATTGATTTTCATGCTTTTgtcaaaattgaataaaaaaagatGCACATAAAcactttctcaaaaaaaaaaaaaaaatgaagtcttctcaaaaaataaataactttggTGATGGAAGCCATACCAACTTTGTTTGACAGTTTCTTTTATTCCTTATACCGTTCTATAAGTAATAAAATTATGCAAAATGGCAGATTAGTAACAATTTGTACAGCCAAGCATTTCAggaccaaattttgaatacatGCTTATGCTAGccaattttgaacaagtttCAACAAGAAACCATGGAAATTAGCTATCCTGTATGCCTAGTCGTGAACTTGAGAGTGTATCAAGAATGATGGCAGAATATAGGACAGAAGTCTCTCATCAAGGTTTCTCTTTTCCGTTGTTTTCAAATCTTGTACACTGGATTTTGGTGCATAGCCAGCCCCCTAAGATTTTGTAGACTCATGATTGCAGGCAACGGTTAAAGAATAATCATGCTAATGATCAAGTTTATTGACTATAAGAAGGGCTTGCTTACACAAGCCAGAGTTTCACGTGATTGTATTATGTGCATTTACAGGTTTAACAGACTATAAGAATTTTAAGTGAGATGGTATGAACAGTGATCAATTTACAGCAAAATTTTGCCATAAGAAGGGGTAGTTTTGACTCTTCCCATGAGTAGAAAGAATCAAAGGTCGGTGGTGCCCCCATAATGATGATAGCCTTAATCTAGAACACGGAGAAATCACAGATAACAAAACAAAGACATTGGAGATGAGATAAACTATTACTTCCAATTGCTAGTAAGATGGATCTAAGAAATCTGTGGGATGCCAAATGTGTAAATAAAGAAAGGCCAAAAAGGTGGTATTTAGGAGAATGGCGGACGGCCAAGATTCGGTCAAAGGCTGCTGTGGATCTAGACAGGAGAAAGAgggaaagaaggaaggaaagtggAGTGCAGATTTGGGGTGAAATAAATAAGTCTGTCTGTCAGGCAGACAATGTCAGAATCAGACATTCcctcattgtttttttttttttttttgcagattaCAAAAGGTTGACGCTTCATCAGAATGCTCTTCTTTAAGATTCATCAAGACAGCATTTTGCGTTTTCATCATTTTAATGAACTAGCAGTCCAAAACCAACTACCTAAGTAGGAATTAACAGTTTACATTGTTTTAACCCACTTCTTTAGGAACATTTTTTTAACCAATATTTGGAGCTTAATCGCAAACTTTCGTGTGATATTGGAAGAAAAATAATAGATTAATTGcaaatattaatttttgtaGAAACTAAAGAGTAAGATTGTAATCGAGTCGGGTCGAACTCGAGTATGATGATACTCGAGTTCGACTCAACGTGGAGAAAGGATGCTCGACCTCGAGCGAGTAGTATTATTGAAACTCGAGTTTTATTAGGGACAACAAAAGTAACCACGCAAGAAGGCATCCTCTGCGAATAATCTATGAACAAAAAGAATAGCATGGTGGCTATGACCAAGAGGTCATGGCAACAGACGTAGACAGCACAAGGCAGCCCATGTGATCAATGTGCATTAGTAGAAAAGAGATGTAAAACTAGGAAACAACTTTGCTTGGTTGACTATATATTATGAGGATATAGATACGAACAAGTGAAGCTTTTCTTAGGATCCAGAGTTAATCGAAATGATTTCTACaaaaaggacataaatcaaaGGTCATTCATGTTTTTTAGAATTgaagagaagaaggaaaaagtcATACATACACAATGATACCATCGCATATTTTCGCGACGCTTTTTTGCTTTCGTATTGGAGAGATCACTCCTCTGATCCATACTTTGTATTTTCAAAAGTAATGAAACATGCAGGCAATTCAAGCAAAATTTGAGTCACTCAAAGAATGAATAACATTGAAAACCGGATCATGATTCATACTTGGCGATttaacaaatatatttttttttattcaaagtTATCTAACACAGCATTTCATTTGGGGAGGATTGGATTAGATGGTAAGACGGgaagaataaaaaaagaaaaagaaaaaaagagcagCGTTTCACAAGTTCCAATTCCTGGCTCCTGAATCTCCCAATAAGCCACGCAAATTTCTTGGTAATCCTCTAATTTTTAAGGTTGCAAAGCAAAATGCAAGAAAGTAAAGAAGCGAGTTAATGTTTTATGAGAAAGAAGTCATGACACATTGATGATAATGACTagtatttttttcctttgaggAATTGATGATGACAAGTCAATTGCGTGCTCTTCAAAAGAATTGAAACATAGAGAAAGAGAAGCAAGGGAACCCAATCTTTGCTAACCAGCTCAGTTCTAGAGTTCGATCCAACCACGCCACCTCCCGGCTTTCCACaaccttcaaaaaaaaaaaaaaaaaaaatcccaaaagaaTCCAACATCTGTTTTAACTGGCTAGAATTTCTCGTGTACAAATGTTGCCAGCCCACTAAACCAAAACTTTCATTATATATGCCTTTTTAGTAAGGATTCACCAGCAACAAGTGATTTTAGAAGAAATACGATATGTAAACGATAGACAAATATGAAAATTCTAAAATTAAGAGTTGAGCcatcttttaaattttttttttctatgatCGTGTATTGCTTAGAGTAGGATTTGTGTTTGATAAACGTCCTAACATCACCGAGCAACAACGTAAGAGATCCTGCAACCAACGTTCTTTTCCATACTTCTTTCTTTTGTAAACTTTTTTAAGAGAGCCGGGTGCATAAACTTTCCACCCAAAGAAAAAGGCAAACCATTAGAAAGAAAGCTTCGATTTAAAGGTGGAGAATGGGTCAACAGAGCCATTGAATGCTTGGAAGTTGGTGCATTTGCAGAAGTTTGGTCCTAAAGAGAACTAAAGGCGAAAAAATGGAGCTCTTAAAAGGGGTTTCAACCGTCATTTGATTGAAAAGGAATTGGGTCAAAACCAACACGTTGTTaacttcacttcattgctgacTATCCACTTTAATTTTGCATACTTTTGAAGAAATCTAGGTGATGGATCATCGCTACCATATGAAGtacccctttccttttattcatcaataaataaattgctcCATGCTCACTTGGCAAAAGGGTTCGAATCTCTTCCACCACGCTCCAGCCTGCCACTGGGTAATGTTTGCAGTTTGGAGGGGAAAAGACCATTAACTCTTGAGAGGTAGATTGTAGTACGTCCCAGAGAGCCAGATTGGGCATGGAATTTAGTACACTAAAACCCTGGCAATCACATGGAAGCCTGTTGGCACACGGATAATAACAAAGCTCATATCTAACATTAAAAACCACatttaaggaaagaaaatacCCTACAAGTCTAAAATTGCATAAAAACTACTGATGCACCATGGTGGCCTCTTTCTAAAAACACACGTCACAGAAGGAGCAAAGGAGGCTGGTAGGCAACTTGATTCAAGTCAAATGTATGAACACAGTCACAGCTCATGTGAATCTGAAATTCAAGGAAAAGTACACAAtttttaaccaaagaaagggaatGTGAAATTACGGACCGACCATGGTTATGTCCTTTATGTACATGACCACAAGTTTGTCCTCACAGGAATGTGATATTTGTTGTCATGACAGACCGCATTACAATGCCCGCCTGTTACCTGCAGTTGTCCTACGGAACATTATGTGTTCTTCTTCTAAGGATATATTTTCTCCCACCACTGAAACCCAAGTTTCAGTAACTTTCTCCACTCGTCCGTGCAAGATCTCTGCCATAGTGAAGGCCCGCGCCGTGCCTCCTGATTCTGACGCTGTACCTGGTGTCCCATTAAACGTGGAGCTCCTCTTATGGCTATCCTGTTCATTTCCCAATCTTTTTACCCTAGGAACAATGGCCCCATTCAAATATACAGTGTTATCCTCTCCAAAAACAATCATTTTCCGAGGACCAGCTCCATGTGCCAGCTGTTTATGCATGTGACCAAATACCACCAAAGGGATAGATAATTTGGTGGTCTCTTTTAACTGGGATATTGCTTCTGCTAAATCTGTAGAATAGCATTTGTCATCTAGTTATCAAATGCCATTTTAGTGAGATGAAAAAGGATTACTCTTACTGCATAAACTTGTACATTCCTGTTGTAATCGTTGGAGCCACGAGC
The Coffea arabica cultivar ET-39 chromosome 6c, Coffea Arabica ET-39 HiFi, whole genome shotgun sequence genome window above contains:
- the LOC113691916 gene encoding uncharacterized protein isoform X3 — its product is MGNVTSNVAAKFAFFPPDPPTYDVYKDEDGKYICSGLTADKNVDVHVLETKVGNKIVATFWKHPFGRFTLLYSHAMIIQDMELPLEDIILYGQSVGSGPTLHLASRQHRLRAVVLHSAILSGIRVLYNVKMTFWFDIFKNIDKIRNVSCPVLVIHGTSDDIVDWSHGKRLWELSREKYDPLWVQGGGHCNLETFPEYIKHLRKFMKAMEKHSFSKRSKANLAPTSSITEGKYKCLRLARK
- the LOC113691916 gene encoding uncharacterized protein isoform X1, which gives rise to MGNVTSNVAAKFAFFPPDPPTYDVYKDEDGKYICSGLTADKNVDVHVLETKVGNKIVATFWKHPFGRFTLLYSHGNAADLGQMQELFIELRAHLRVNIMGYDYSGYGASSGKPSEFNTYYDIEAVFDCLKNEYGIKQEDIILYGQSVGSGPTLHLASRQHRLRAVVLHSAILSGIRVLYNVKMTFWFDIFKNIDKIRNVSCPVLVIHGTSDDIVDWSHGKRLWELSREKYDPLWVQGGGHCNLETFPEYIKHLRKFMKAMEKHSFSKRSKANLAPTSSITEGKYKCLRLARK
- the LOC113691916 gene encoding uncharacterized protein isoform X2, with protein sequence MGNVTSNVAAKFAFFPPDPPTYDVYKDEDGKYICSGLTADKNVDVHVLETKVGNKIVATFWKHPFGRFTLLYSHAMIIQDMELPLQEDIILYGQSVGSGPTLHLASRQHRLRAVVLHSAILSGIRVLYNVKMTFWFDIFKNIDKIRNVSCPVLVIHGTSDDIVDWSHGKRLWELSREKYDPLWVQGGGHCNLETFPEYIKHLRKFMKAMEKHSFSKRSKANLAPTSSITEGKYKCLRLARK